A part of Vespertiliibacter pulmonis genomic DNA contains:
- a CDS encoding MFS transporter, with translation MFRILISHSFFNLSRAFIGAVLIVYLLNNQITLTTIALAKSLQLFMSVVMNYPAGKISDRFGYKTAILISCLCSLIYFLLILNPTNITVLFGELFNGLSIAFYMGAYEAWIFEFKNKKENSFTLISRSAELFFISSIIASIIGGLYFNQALYFSILFMILAIICYIITPQNNPYSNRKIANILKSAFFTDLKSFCKKADTQLLFSIIFVGSMQIIYQYWAIFFAKNLNIENNYLGYILALMLSGQWLFSFLSRKFTFNLSKYAVLISLSGVFIFSLLNLLLFLTINHYNLLNKIIITLNFIIFVAFCGLTSNLFFAKSCDKFSHLNNQSSMISLIDMNSRIIGTILLTVSSLFNIEQIPFIFLIFNGIILVYLFSHFFLNKDSA, from the coding sequence ATGTTTAGAATTTTAATATCTCATAGTTTTTTTAATCTATCCCGTGCATTTATTGGGGCAGTACTTATTGTTTATCTATTAAATAATCAAATTACCTTAACCACTATTGCTCTTGCAAAATCATTACAACTTTTTATGAGTGTAGTAATGAATTATCCCGCAGGGAAAATATCTGATCGCTTTGGTTATAAAACCGCTATTCTTATTTCTTGTTTATGCTCTCTAATTTATTTTTTATTGATATTAAACCCAACAAATATAACAGTTTTATTTGGTGAATTATTTAATGGACTTAGTATTGCATTTTATATGGGTGCTTATGAAGCGTGGATTTTTGAATTTAAAAATAAGAAAGAAAACAGCTTTACGCTCATTTCTCGTAGTGCTGAATTATTTTTTATCTCATCTATTATTGCAAGCATAATAGGCGGGTTATATTTCAATCAGGCGCTTTATTTCAGTATTCTATTTATGATATTAGCGATCATTTGTTACATAATAACACCACAAAATAATCCTTATTCTAATAGAAAAATAGCCAATATACTAAAAAGTGCTTTTTTTACTGATCTCAAATCATTTTGTAAAAAAGCAGATACACAACTACTTTTTTCAATTATCTTTGTTGGCAGTATGCAAATTATCTACCAATATTGGGCAATCTTTTTTGCGAAGAATTTGAATATAGAAAATAACTACTTAGGCTATATTTTAGCGTTAATGTTAAGCGGACAATGGCTATTCTCATTTTTATCTCGAAAATTTACCTTCAATTTATCAAAATATGCAGTTTTGATAAGTTTATCAGGGGTATTTATTTTCTCTTTATTAAATTTATTATTATTTTTAACTATTAACCATTACAATTTACTCAATAAAATAATAATTACTTTAAACTTCATTATTTTTGTTGCTTTCTGTGGGCTAACGTCTAATCTCTTTTTTGCTAAAAGTTGTGATAAATTTTCTCACTTAAATAATCAAAGCAGTATGATTAGCTTAATTGATATGAATAGCCGTATTATTGGCACAATTCTATTGACTGTTAGTTCATTGTTTAATATCGAACAAATTCCTTTTATTTTCCTTATTTTTAATGGAATTATTTTAGTTTATCTGTTTTCTCACTTTTTTCTAAATAAAGACAGTGCATAA
- a CDS encoding anti-phage deoxyguanosine triphosphatase has product MNNEIWIARFLQDKQRESDHRSPFQRDRGRILHSEAFRCLQAKTQIHAVGEDDFYRTRLTHSLEVAQIGSSLRAKLNEDKAGFQAVCSAKNFAYFSQDLTALLPSRSLIESLCFAHDIGHPPFGHGGEMALNYKMREQGGFEGNAQSFRIITQLEPYTKNAGMNLTRRTLLGIIKYPALLSETAPREPKQISSSRFINLHEMKISKGIFDDDAHFFDWVLQPLSVEDRMYFCHVKQNKDPSLPNLTRYKSLDCSIMELADDIAYGVHDLEDAIVGGMVTPLSWQVAEKKLAECESRWIQKILPEMGKKLFSTYRYERKDVIGALVNYFVTHVQWHELPFFTEPLLRFNAVLPDEVKAVLNVLKEFVFQYVICDVKTQRIEHKGQRILMDLFDMLSSDPTRLLPKNIADLWQETPENKRSRVICDYLASMSDGQAFKLYQLL; this is encoded by the coding sequence ATGAATAATGAGATTTGGATAGCCCGTTTTTTGCAGGATAAGCAACGAGAGAGTGATCACCGTTCGCCTTTTCAGCGAGATCGTGGACGAATTTTACATTCAGAAGCCTTTCGCTGTTTGCAAGCAAAAACACAAATTCACGCCGTAGGCGAAGATGATTTCTACCGCACCCGTTTAACCCATTCCCTTGAAGTTGCACAGATTGGCAGTAGCTTGCGGGCAAAGCTCAATGAAGATAAAGCAGGGTTTCAAGCGGTCTGTTCTGCTAAAAATTTTGCATATTTTAGCCAAGATCTTACCGCTTTACTGCCTTCCCGTAGCTTGATTGAATCGCTCTGTTTTGCACACGATATTGGGCACCCACCATTTGGACACGGTGGAGAAATGGCATTGAATTATAAAATGCGTGAACAAGGTGGCTTTGAGGGCAATGCACAATCTTTTCGCATTATTACTCAGCTTGAACCTTATACGAAAAATGCGGGAATGAATTTAACTCGCCGAACATTGCTCGGTATTATTAAATATCCTGCTTTATTAAGCGAAACTGCACCGAGAGAGCCAAAGCAAATTTCCTCAAGTCGTTTTATCAATTTACACGAAATGAAAATCAGCAAAGGGATATTTGATGATGATGCTCATTTTTTTGATTGGGTATTGCAACCTCTATCCGTAGAAGATCGTATGTATTTTTGCCACGTTAAACAGAATAAAGATCCATCTTTGCCAAATCTCACCCGCTATAAATCACTAGATTGTAGCATTATGGAATTGGCAGATGATATTGCCTATGGAGTACACGATCTTGAAGATGCGATTGTAGGCGGAATGGTTACGCCGTTATCGTGGCAGGTTGCGGAAAAGAAATTGGCAGAGTGTGAATCTCGTTGGATACAAAAAATATTGCCTGAAATGGGCAAAAAATTGTTCTCAACTTACCGCTATGAACGTAAAGATGTGATTGGCGCATTAGTAAATTATTTTGTTACCCACGTTCAATGGCACGAATTACCGTTTTTTACTGAGCCATTATTGCGTTTTAATGCTGTTTTACCTGATGAGGTAAAAGCAGTTCTTAATGTATTAAAAGAGTTTGTTTTTCAATATGTTATTTGTGATGTAAAAACACAACGCATTGAACATAAAGGACAGCGAATTTTAATGGATCTATTTGATATGTTATCTAGCGATCCGACCCGTTTATTGCCAAAAAATATAGCGGATCTTTGGCAAGAAACACCAGAAAATAAACGTTCAAGAGTCATTTGTGATTATTTAGCCAGTATGTCAGATGGGCAAGCGTTTAAATTATATCAATTATTATAG
- the rlmD gene encoding 23S rRNA (uracil(1939)-C(5))-methyltransferase RlmD — MALFYSNRSAKKSAKTTTLLNLTIQDLDYQGLGVAKVNGKTWFVENALPQEVVEATILEEKRQYGKAKTVQFKQKSLDRQKPSCKLFEQCGGCQLQHIPIQLQRETKQKALFQRLQRLQTAPISFCPMIISEPQGYRRRAKLHLYWDKNTLYFGFRQAHSSKIITISACEVLEPELSSLLPKLQQLFSHWQNKKQLGHLELVRADNTICLLLRHIAPLAPQDSDKLKSFAQQHKLSLFVMTEHDQIEHWLGERPYYQIDSLKLYFSIRDFIQINANLNNQMVSTALDWLDLHSTDHVLDLFCGMGNFTLPIAQKVRKVVGIEGVEAMVEQAKFNAEFNQINNATFFQANLDQSFIDKPWAKDAFNKVLLDPARQGALFALDHLCQLQPERIVYVSCNPATLVRDTEKLITEGYHISRCAMIDMFPHTAHLESITLFERVEQANKRSI, encoded by the coding sequence ATGGCACTTTTCTATTCCAACCGTTCAGCAAAAAAATCAGCAAAAACCACCACTTTACTTAATCTCACTATTCAAGATCTCGATTATCAAGGGCTAGGGGTTGCTAAAGTAAATGGAAAAACTTGGTTTGTAGAAAATGCGTTACCACAAGAAGTGGTAGAAGCAACGATTTTGGAAGAAAAACGCCAATATGGAAAAGCTAAAACAGTCCAGTTCAAACAAAAATCACTGGATAGACAAAAACCAAGTTGTAAATTATTTGAACAATGTGGGGGGTGTCAATTACAGCATATTCCAATCCAACTGCAACGTGAGACAAAACAGAAAGCCCTTTTTCAACGTTTACAACGGCTACAAACTGCACCAATCAGTTTTTGCCCGATGATTATCAGTGAGCCACAGGGTTACCGCCGCCGAGCAAAATTGCATCTATATTGGGATAAAAATACTTTATACTTTGGCTTTCGTCAGGCGCATTCCTCAAAAATTATTACCATTTCTGCTTGTGAAGTGTTAGAACCAGAACTATCTAGCCTTTTACCTAAATTACAACAACTTTTTTCTCATTGGCAGAATAAAAAACAGCTTGGACATTTAGAATTGGTGCGAGCAGACAATACAATCTGCTTACTATTACGCCACATTGCACCATTAGCTCCACAAGACAGTGATAAATTAAAAAGCTTTGCACAACAACATAAACTCTCATTATTTGTTATGACTGAACACGATCAGATTGAACATTGGCTAGGTGAGCGGCCTTATTACCAAATTGATAGTTTAAAACTCTATTTTTCGATTAGAGATTTCATTCAAATTAACGCAAATCTTAACAACCAAATGGTTTCTACTGCGCTTGATTGGCTTGATCTACATTCAACAGATCACGTTCTCGATCTCTTTTGCGGAATGGGGAACTTTACCTTACCAATAGCTCAAAAAGTAAGGAAAGTTGTTGGTATTGAAGGTGTGGAAGCAATGGTTGAACAAGCAAAATTCAATGCTGAATTTAATCAAATAAATAATGCCACATTCTTTCAAGCCAACCTTGATCAATCTTTTATTGATAAACCTTGGGCAAAAGACGCATTTAATAAAGTTTTACTTGATCCTGCTCGCCAAGGGGCACTTTTTGCTCTTGATCACCTCTGTCAACTTCAACCAGAGCGAATTGTCTATGTCTCTTGCAACCCTGCAACCTTAGTGAGAGATACGGAAAAACTGATTACAGAAGGCTATCATATCTCTCGCTGTGCAATGATTGATATGTTCCCACATACCGCACATTTGGAATCTATTACGCTTTTTGAGCGGGTTGAGCAAGCCAACAAGCGGTCAATTTAG
- a CDS encoding TorD/DmsD family molecular chaperone, whose translation MSNTTINDFSLLCRLFGNLFYRTPQDPILAGTFSWLQQGNLRSNWALSTDTQSEQALNIVEKEAYPTQLESHYQALFGENGAVSMAISAYGVSVDEFLMFRQQRAMPEIADIDNVALLLLTASWIEDHIDSTEAQKTLFEHFLLPCLSKFLGQVETFDHGFYKALAQLTRDALSAMADELEESENLAE comes from the coding sequence ATGAGCAACACCACAATTAACGATTTTTCACTACTTTGTCGCCTTTTTGGCAATCTTTTTTACCGTACACCACAAGATCCTATTTTAGCAGGGACATTTAGTTGGCTACAACAGGGTAATTTACGTTCAAATTGGGCATTATCAACGGATACGCAAAGTGAACAGGCCCTTAATATCGTAGAAAAAGAGGCTTACCCTACGCAACTTGAAAGCCATTATCAAGCACTTTTTGGGGAAAATGGAGCTGTTTCTATGGCAATATCTGCTTATGGGGTATCTGTTGATGAATTTCTAATGTTTCGCCAGCAAAGAGCGATGCCTGAAATCGCTGATATTGATAATGTTGCTTTATTGTTGCTGACGGCTTCGTGGATTGAAGATCATATTGATTCTACAGAGGCACAAAAAACATTATTTGAACATTTTTTATTGCCTTGTTTGAGTAAATTTTTAGGACAGGTTGAAACATTTGATCACGGTTTTTATAAAGCACTGGCCCAATTAACCCGAGATGCCTTAAGTGCAATGGCTGACGAGTTAGAAGAAAGTGAAAATTTAGCAGAATAA
- the nfo gene encoding deoxyribonuclease IV, translating to MKYIGAHVSAAGGVENAVLRSVEIGANAFALFTKNQRQWQAPPLKAETIEKFKRFCQVHHFSAEQILPHDSYLINLGNPESENLAKSRAAFIDEMRRCDQLGLTLLNFHPGSHLNKISEQDCLARIAESINIAIDAVPNVVAVIENTAGQGSNLGWRFEHLAQIIQQVENKNRVGVCLDTCHLFSAGYDIGSFSKSEQVFTEFNNIVGFEFLRGMHLNGSKTPLASRVDRHHILRDGTIGTGIFEYIMQDSRFDNIPMILETIQPENWADEIKFLRSLEQN from the coding sequence ATGAAATATATTGGTGCACACGTGAGTGCAGCAGGTGGCGTAGAAAATGCAGTTCTGCGTTCCGTAGAAATTGGTGCAAATGCATTTGCCCTCTTTACTAAAAATCAACGGCAATGGCAAGCTCCACCATTAAAAGCTGAAACCATTGAGAAATTTAAGCGTTTTTGCCAAGTTCATCATTTTTCAGCAGAGCAAATTCTGCCTCACGATAGCTACCTAATCAATTTAGGCAATCCTGAATCGGAAAACTTAGCAAAATCTCGAGCTGCTTTTATTGATGAAATGAGGCGTTGCGATCAACTTGGATTAACCTTACTCAATTTCCACCCCGGTAGCCATTTGAATAAAATTTCAGAGCAAGATTGTTTGGCACGCATTGCAGAGTCTATCAATATTGCTATTGATGCCGTGCCAAATGTCGTAGCAGTAATTGAAAATACCGCAGGGCAAGGCTCTAATCTAGGCTGGCGTTTTGAACATTTAGCCCAAATTATCCAACAGGTCGAAAACAAAAACCGAGTAGGCGTTTGTTTGGATACTTGTCATCTCTTTTCAGCAGGCTACGATATTGGCTCTTTTTCTAAAAGTGAACAGGTTTTTACTGAATTTAACAATATTGTAGGCTTTGAATTTTTACGGGGAATGCACTTAAATGGCTCAAAAACACCGCTTGCTAGCCGAGTCGATCGCCACCACATTTTACGAGATGGAACAATAGGAACAGGTATATTCGAATATATTATGCAAGACAGCCGTTTTGATAATATTCCGATGATTTTAGAAACTATTCAGCCTGAGAATTGGGCAGATGAAATAAAATTTTTACGTTCTTTGGAACAAAATTAA
- a CDS encoding NlpC/P60 family protein, which yields MMQKPFFIFIKSFFYTAIFATLVGCSSKVDASLSSKPATSSQIYQQRTQSHQSDLTKVLSAYHQWAGTRYRLGGTTRAGIDCSAFVRATMDNAFNLHLPRSTSEQKYVGHSIPKADLRPGDLVFFRKNHHVGVYIGNGKFVHASSSRGVTTSSLSDHYWSKNYTQSRRVL from the coding sequence ATTATGCAGAAACCTTTTTTCATTTTTATAAAATCATTCTTTTATACCGCCATTTTCGCAACATTAGTGGGTTGTTCTTCAAAAGTTGATGCAAGTTTAAGTTCAAAGCCTGCTACTAGCAGTCAAATATATCAACAACGTACACAAAGCCACCAAAGCGATCTCACTAAAGTCCTTTCTGCTTACCATCAATGGGCTGGTACTCGCTACCGTTTAGGTGGAACAACCAGAGCGGGGATTGACTGTTCTGCGTTTGTACGAGCAACAATGGATAACGCTTTCAATCTCCATCTTCCTCGCTCTACATCTGAACAGAAATATGTTGGCCACTCTATTCCTAAAGCAGATCTTCGTCCTGGCGATCTCGTCTTTTTCCGAAAAAATCACCACGTTGGAGTATATATCGGTAATGGAAAATTTGTTCACGCAAGCTCAAGCCGCGGGGTAACAACCAGCTCACTCTCAGATCACTACTGGTCAAAGAACTATACACAATCTCGCCGAGTTTTATAA
- a CDS encoding LexA family protein has protein sequence MAHLRSLTRERPYQPIPLYRDFNSQRSIKLDLNSLCIRRPKETFFIHVKNPNLIAWGIELDDLLIVEQSDDIVINDLIVLENAGEYKFYQFLNEINSEKILLSLDVSEPNLRVQNWQEIHFAGVIMNVVHQMRHRTVPVQYVA, from the coding sequence ATGGCACATCTTAGATCATTAACTCGTGAACGTCCTTATCAACCTATCCCACTATACCGAGATTTTAACAGTCAGCGTTCAATTAAGTTAGATTTGAATTCTCTTTGTATTCGCCGTCCCAAAGAAACTTTTTTTATCCATGTAAAAAATCCAAATTTAATTGCCTGGGGAATTGAATTAGATGACCTACTTATTGTTGAGCAGAGCGATGATATTGTTATTAATGATTTGATCGTATTAGAAAATGCAGGCGAGTATAAGTTTTATCAATTTTTGAATGAAATTAATTCAGAAAAGATTTTATTATCCTTAGATGTAAGTGAGCCTAACTTGCGTGTGCAAAATTGGCAGGAAATTCACTTTGCTGGAGTAATTATGAATGTTGTTCATCAAATGCGACATCGCACTGTGCCTGTGCAGTATGTCGCATAG
- the pepB gene encoding aminopeptidase PepB — protein sequence MQITLSSQPATESWGNGAIISATDLGMCIHLQQDALVSIQKAARKIKGLGILNVALTGEGWGIEQCWAFQQGFTSVKNTGSIQFPPLENQAEFEARLACSDFTRSIINEPSDTLTPEVLAHKAAEFIVHQADKCVGKGKVSYEIIAREALKDRGYHGIWTVGKGSANLPAMLQLDFNPTGDPNAPVLACLVGKGITFDTGGYSLKPSEGMSTMRTDMGGAALVTGALGLAIARGLSQRVKLYLCCAENMVSSKAFKLGDIIRYRNGVSAEVLNTDAEGRLVLADGLIEADKQNPQFIVDCATLTGAAKIAVGNDYHSVLSMDNALVEKLITSAQAENEPFWRLPFETFHRSQIISSFADIANTSTVPVSAGASTATAFLSYFVKNYQQNWLHIDCSATFRKNANDLWAVGATGIGIRTLANLLIAH from the coding sequence ATGCAGATAACACTTTCATCGCAACCAGCTACTGAAAGCTGGGGTAATGGGGCAATTATTTCAGCAACGGATCTTGGAATGTGTATTCATCTACAGCAAGATGCGTTGGTAAGTATCCAAAAAGCAGCTAGAAAAATTAAAGGATTGGGGATTTTAAATGTTGCATTAACGGGAGAAGGCTGGGGAATAGAGCAATGCTGGGCATTTCAGCAGGGATTTACTAGTGTAAAGAATACGGGTTCTATTCAATTTCCACCTTTAGAAAATCAAGCTGAATTTGAGGCTCGTTTAGCGTGTTCGGATTTTACTCGTAGTATTATCAATGAACCGTCTGATACTTTAACACCTGAAGTATTAGCCCATAAAGCTGCGGAATTTATTGTTCATCAAGCCGATAAATGCGTGGGAAAAGGTAAAGTTTCCTATGAAATCATTGCTAGAGAAGCGTTGAAAGATCGAGGTTATCATGGTATTTGGACGGTAGGAAAAGGTTCGGCGAATTTACCAGCAATGTTACAGCTTGATTTTAATCCAACGGGCGATCCCAATGCACCTGTGTTAGCTTGCTTGGTTGGTAAAGGCATTACCTTTGATACGGGCGGTTATAGTTTGAAGCCAAGTGAAGGCATGTCTACAATGCGTACTGATATGGGGGGAGCTGCTTTAGTAACAGGCGCATTAGGTTTAGCTATCGCACGAGGATTATCGCAACGTGTTAAATTATACCTCTGCTGTGCTGAAAATATGGTGAGCAGTAAGGCATTCAAATTAGGTGATATTATTCGTTACCGAAATGGTGTGAGTGCAGAGGTTCTAAATACCGATGCCGAAGGGCGTTTAGTACTGGCAGATGGTTTGATTGAAGCTGATAAACAAAATCCACAATTTATTGTTGATTGTGCAACTTTAACTGGGGCTGCAAAAATTGCGGTAGGTAATGACTATCACTCAGTGTTATCAATGGATAATGCCTTAGTTGAGAAGCTTATTACATCAGCTCAAGCCGAAAATGAGCCATTTTGGCGATTACCTTTTGAAACATTTCATCGTTCACAAATTATCTCGAGTTTTGCGGATATTGCGAATACTAGCACGGTACCTGTTAGTGCTGGAGCGAGTACTGCAACAGCGTTTTTATCTTATTTTGTAAAAAATTATCAGCAAAATTGGTTACATATTGATTGTTCTGCTACATTTAGAAAAAATGCTAACGATCTCTGGGCGGTGGGTGCAACAGGAATTGGCATTAGAACATTGGCAAATTTATTGATCGCTCATTAA